From a single Couchioplanes caeruleus genomic region:
- a CDS encoding ABC transporter ATP-binding protein yields MTTVRIQGLGKRYGSTTAVDDLDLDIGIGVTGLLGPNGAGKTTLLRCLATALAPDRGRVEAYGLDPAVATQRTALRRRLGYLPQDPGLYPNFSAAALLDYVAVLKEMTDGRRRRAEVRRVLEEVGLTDRANVKVRKLSGGMRQRLGLAQALLGEPDLLILDEPTVGLDPEQRMLFRALISRLGETRTVLLSTHQTEDVGALCGRVVVMKQGRAVYDGTPRGLAQQADGQVWLSAEPPETNPLYWRNSDGEFRTLGPQPPNGTPVKPSIEDGYLMLLGPEVAVR; encoded by the coding sequence ATGACCACCGTCCGCATTCAAGGGCTCGGCAAGCGCTACGGATCCACGACCGCGGTGGACGATCTCGACCTGGACATCGGCATCGGCGTGACCGGCCTGCTCGGTCCCAACGGCGCCGGGAAGACCACGCTGCTGCGCTGCCTGGCGACGGCGCTCGCGCCGGATCGGGGGCGGGTGGAGGCGTACGGGCTGGATCCGGCCGTCGCCACCCAACGGACCGCATTGCGCCGTCGCCTCGGCTACCTGCCGCAGGACCCGGGGCTCTATCCCAACTTCTCGGCCGCGGCGCTGCTCGACTACGTCGCCGTGCTCAAGGAGATGACGGACGGCCGTCGCCGCCGGGCCGAGGTGCGCCGGGTGCTGGAGGAGGTCGGGCTGACCGACCGCGCCAATGTGAAGGTGCGGAAGCTGTCCGGAGGGATGCGCCAGCGCCTAGGCCTCGCCCAAGCGCTTCTCGGCGAGCCAGATCTGCTGATCCTCGACGAACCGACGGTGGGACTGGACCCCGAGCAGCGCATGCTCTTCCGCGCCCTGATCTCCCGGCTCGGCGAGACGCGTACGGTGCTGCTCTCCACTCACCAGACGGAAGACGTCGGCGCGCTCTGCGGGCGCGTGGTGGTGATGAAGCAGGGGCGAGCGGTGTACGACGGCACGCCCCGAGGCCTCGCGCAACAGGCCGACGGGCAGGTGTGGTTGTCCGCCGAGCCGCCGGAGACCAACCCGCTGTACTGGCGCAACTCCGACGGCGAGTTCCGCACTCTCGGGCCGCAGCCGCCGAACGGCACACCGGTCAAGCCCTCGATCGAGGACGGCTACCTGATGCTGCTGGGCCCGGAGGTGGCGGTCCGATGA
- a CDS encoding anti-sigma factor family protein — MTSKETAAWHTDAELLDAYATGRLTPSRVMAVDAHLRACALCRAAVPTDMAWLERNWGQVTDVLQAARQSRVERALGSVGLPEHRVRLLAATPALRWSWVLATAAVLGFGVAAAYTGQAGARTTLLLFLVFAPVLPVLAVATAYGPPADPMHEITSATPMAGPSLVLWRATAVVGVSMAMGAVAALLLPGPGWLAGAWLLPAFLLCVSTLALATALPLAAAAGVFGGLWLIVVGGVAIAGSPVQTLFFGPVTQAGYLAAALLATAVLAVRHRRLDPGETR; from the coding sequence ATGACCTCGAAGGAAACCGCCGCCTGGCACACCGACGCGGAACTTCTCGATGCGTACGCGACTGGCCGGCTCACTCCCAGTCGCGTGATGGCGGTGGACGCGCACCTGCGAGCGTGCGCACTCTGCCGGGCGGCTGTGCCGACCGACATGGCCTGGCTCGAGCGCAACTGGGGCCAGGTGACGGATGTCCTCCAGGCCGCTCGGCAGAGCCGGGTGGAGCGGGCGCTGGGCAGCGTCGGCCTTCCCGAGCATCGGGTGCGGCTGCTGGCTGCCACTCCCGCCCTGCGCTGGTCGTGGGTCCTGGCCACTGCCGCGGTGCTCGGGTTCGGCGTCGCCGCTGCGTATACCGGGCAGGCGGGCGCCCGCACGACACTGCTGTTGTTCCTCGTGTTCGCCCCTGTGCTTCCTGTGCTGGCGGTTGCCACCGCGTACGGCCCTCCCGCGGACCCGATGCACGAGATCACCTCGGCGACCCCCATGGCGGGACCGTCCCTGGTGCTCTGGCGTGCGACGGCAGTGGTCGGGGTGTCCATGGCCATGGGCGCCGTCGCGGCCCTCCTCCTTCCCGGGCCGGGATGGTTGGCCGGCGCGTGGCTGTTGCCCGCCTTCCTGCTGTGCGTCAGCACCCTGGCGCTCGCCACAGCGCTGCCCCTCGCCGCGGCCGCCGGCGTCTTCGGTGGACTCTGGCTGATCGTCGTCGGCGGGGTGGCGATCGCCGGCTCGCCCGTCCAGACGCTGTTCTTCGGGCCGGTAACCCAGGCCGGCTACCTCGCCGCGGCGCTCCTGGCAACCGCGGTTCTCGCCGTGCGCCACCGCCGCCTCGACCCGGGGGAGACGAGATGA
- a CDS encoding RNA polymerase sigma factor: protein MRRRRQTPVRPVTQDSSDADLLRAVAAEDMEALHLLHGRHASWLRFRLTRRCADPDVVDAAIQDTFVAIWRDARRYRETGADPAGWIWTIAIRRLVGNLRGPGHRWVGGIPEQDVETVPSAEDLVLLRVEHGDLGKALDRLSPELRAVIQATAIDGLTVKEAARCLGVAEGTAKTRLMRARARLRELLA from the coding sequence GTGAGGCGCAGAAGGCAGACACCGGTCCGGCCGGTGACCCAGGACAGCAGCGACGCCGACCTGCTGCGCGCCGTCGCGGCGGAGGACATGGAGGCCCTGCATCTGCTGCACGGCCGCCACGCATCCTGGCTGAGGTTCCGGCTGACGCGCCGCTGCGCGGACCCCGACGTCGTGGACGCCGCGATCCAGGACACGTTCGTCGCGATCTGGCGGGATGCCCGGAGGTATCGCGAGACCGGCGCCGATCCGGCCGGCTGGATCTGGACCATCGCGATCCGGCGGCTGGTCGGCAACCTCCGCGGGCCCGGTCACCGGTGGGTGGGCGGCATCCCCGAGCAGGACGTCGAGACCGTGCCGTCGGCAGAGGACCTGGTGCTCCTCCGGGTCGAGCACGGCGATCTCGGCAAGGCCCTCGACCGGCTCTCCCCGGAACTGCGCGCGGTCATTCAGGCGACCGCGATCGACGGCCTCACGGTCAAGGAAGCGGCGCGCTGTCTCGGCGTCGCGGAAGGCACGGCGAAGACCCGGCTGATGCGGGCCCGGGCACGGCTACGGGAGTTGCTGGCATGA